The following are encoded in a window of Novosphingobium sp. ZN18A2 genomic DNA:
- a CDS encoding SDR family oxidoreductase, translated as MAIESFEGRTAFVTGGASGIGYGIVHALAKRACFVVIADMRADHIAVALDKLKEAGLDNRVAAVELDVTDRDAYAQIAERMQAEHGGIDILVNNAGVGLEGPLTRSTFADWDFGMGVNLGGVINGILTFMPQMLAHGRGGHIVNTSSLAATTRMPGFLAIYAASKAAVLNISENLRADLGEHGIGVTALLPGWVKSNIHEAAKNRPAHLRENSGFAESEAKLGHRQVGEDWMEPEDVGELVANAILADELYVITHNVFREQMEEKCRVLLEAVPD; from the coding sequence ATGGCGATTGAAAGCTTCGAGGGCCGCACCGCCTTCGTCACCGGCGGCGCTTCGGGCATCGGATACGGTATCGTTCACGCACTGGCGAAGCGTGCGTGCTTCGTGGTGATCGCCGATATGCGCGCCGATCACATCGCGGTGGCGCTCGACAAGCTGAAAGAAGCGGGGCTCGACAACCGGGTGGCCGCGGTCGAACTCGACGTTACCGACCGTGACGCCTATGCGCAGATCGCGGAGCGGATGCAGGCCGAACATGGCGGTATAGACATCCTCGTCAACAACGCCGGGGTCGGGCTGGAAGGGCCGCTGACCAGGTCGACCTTCGCCGACTGGGACTTCGGCATGGGCGTGAACCTTGGCGGCGTGATCAACGGCATCCTGACCTTCATGCCGCAGATGCTGGCGCACGGGCGCGGGGGGCATATCGTCAACACATCGTCGCTTGCCGCGACGACGCGGATGCCGGGCTTCCTGGCGATCTATGCCGCCAGCAAGGCGGCGGTGCTGAACATCTCGGAAAACCTGCGGGCGGATCTTGGCGAACACGGCATAGGCGTAACCGCGCTTTTGCCCGGCTGGGTCAAGTCCAACATCCACGAAGCCGCGAAGAACCGCCCCGCGCACTTGCGGGAGAACAGCGGCTTTGCCGAAAGCGAAGCAAAGCTGGGCCATCGGCAGGTGGGCGAGGACTGGATGGAGCCGGAGGACGTGGGCGAACTGGTCGCGAATGCGATCCTGGCGGACGAGCTTTACGTCATCACGCACAACGTCTTTCGCGAACAGATGGAAGAAAAGTGCCGCGTGCTGCTGGAGGCGGTGCCGGACTGA